One segment of Triticum aestivum cultivar Chinese Spring chromosome 2A, IWGSC CS RefSeq v2.1, whole genome shotgun sequence DNA contains the following:
- the LOC123189056 gene encoding mediator of RNA polymerase II transcription subunit 30: MASVAARRRQELAAEGQRHLEETIASAFQILSSMNDELCNPALWSSSATATAASAASQHPHHQNAAPPPPHSADSDADTMGGAAGGSGGSLDEARHRYKIAVAALRASIAAVSPSTQEMGPTESKGDQAEIERLEEHASSLRKEIESKNKQLKLLIDQLRDLISDISMWQSPCSV, from the exons ATGGCCTCAGTCGCAGCTCGGCGGAGGCAGGAGCTGGCGGCGGAGGGCCAGCGGCACCTCGAGGAGACGATCGCCTCCGCTTTCCAGATCCTTTCCTCCATGAACGACGAGCTCTGCAACCCCGCGCTCTGGTCCTCCTCCGCCACAGCCACCGCCGCTTCCGCCGCCTCCCAGCATCCCCACCACCAAAACGCAGCTCCCCCGCCACCCCACTCCGCCGACTCCGACGCCGATACCATGGGGGGAGCCGCGGGGGGCTCTGGTGGTTCGCTCGACGAGGCGAGGCACCGGTACAAGATCGCCGTGGCGGCTTTGCGCGCGTCCATTGCCGCGGTGTCTCCCTCTACTCAG GAGATGGGGCCAACAGAATCcaaaggtgatcaagccgagaTTGAGAGATTGGAAGAGCATGCATCTTCTTTGAGAAAG GAAATTGAAAGCAAAAACAAACAGCTGAAACTCCTCATCGATCAACTCCGTGATCTAATATCAGATATATCAATGTGGCAAAGCCCTTGCTCGGTGTGA
- the LOC123189055 gene encoding calmodulin-binding transcription activator 4 → MSQSFDINVLLREAKSRWLKPSEVYYILLNHEQLQITHEPLNKPPSGALFLYNRRVNRFFRKDGYAWRRKKDGRTVGEAHERLKVGNIDALSCYYAHGEQNPYFQRRCFWMLEPAYDHIVLVQYREVAEGRYYSTLSNGSAGSLSTLSYPNDIHGKHGSTSDFSEGNESHQSSVTEVSSYSANKEYNHDSGVLLSIPELQQSTVMGMPELDQSSLERSSEFCMVNNNDSTNTSGLNQALKSIAEQLSLGDDDYIYINQARSLDFTTNTEAADVQGNQTSNSLGDDEANQIRPEGAHGVGRGISSSWENVLQSDLGLPASSTYQFGAHYQQSSEYQPPGGLDGSNLQLQISAAKRFLLGSEDPIDSPSYNFIPRDEGINGINTLSAHDSSLESCLNPDWQRTTPVTLQSSSYQSNSCGYEISEFFDNGQFEPSSEEDTRLALKQKQQFSIREISPEWAFCYEITKVIITGDFLCDPSNICWAVMFGDTEVPVEIVQPGVLRCHTPLHSAGKLTLCITTGNRKVCSEIKDFEFRAKSTASSFTDFAPSSMKSTEELSLLAKFARILLCDNGSSAASGDDPQPGQSPKLKMNEDNWQRLINELDVGCENPLSRVDWIMEELLKSKLQQWLSLRLQGDDGTCSLSKNEQGIIHLISALGYDWALSSVLSAGVGINLRDSNGWTALHWAAYYGREKMVAALLAAGASAPAVTDPTAQDPVGKSAAFLASERGHVGLAGYLSEVALTSYLASLTIEESGISEGLAAIKAERAVESISQRSAQLHGGTEDELSLKDSLAAVRNAAQAAARIQNAFRAFSFRRRQHKDARLKDEYGMTQEDIDELAAASRLYYQHHVSNGQFCDKAAVSIQKKYRGWKGRKNFLQMRRNVVKIQAHVRGHQVRKKYKTFVSTVSVLEKVILRWRRKGHGLRGFRAEQSVMIEAEEGEEEDDDDFEDDEAVKIFRRQKVDESVKESVSRVLSMVDSPEARMQYRRMLEEFRQATAELGASDKATSSILDNDLLVEINKFTC, encoded by the exons ATGAGCCAGA GTTTCGACATCAACGTGCTTCTCAGAGAAGCAAAGAGCAGGTGGTTAAAGCCTTCTGAAGTCTACTATATCTTGTTGAATCATGAGCAGCTCCAGATCACCCACGAGCCACTGAATAAGCCACCCA GTGGTGCACTATTCCTTTACAATCGCCGTGTGAATCGGTTTTTCCGCAAAGATGGTTATGCATGGCGAAGGAAGAAAGACGGAAGAACTGTCGGGGAGGCTCACGAGCGATTGAAG GTTGGAAATATCGATGCTCTGAGTTGCTACTATGCTCATGGAGAGCAAAATCCATATTTTCAGAGACGATGTTTCTGGATGCTGGAACC TGCATACGACCACATTGTGCTGGTACAATATAGAGAAGTAGCCGAG GGACGATATTATTCAACATTGTCAAATGGATCAGCGGGATCTCTTTCGACCTTGAGTTATCCAAATGACATACATGGAAAGCACGGCTCCACATCAGACTTTAGTGAGGGCAATGAATCCCACCAGAGTTCTGTAACTGAAGTAAGTTCTTATTCTGCAAACAAAGAGTACAACCATGACAGTGGCGTTCTACTAAGCATACCGGAGCTTCAGCAATCAACTGTAATGGGGATGCCAGAGCTTGACCAGAGTAGTCTGGAACGAAGTTCCGAATTTTGCATGGTAAATAATAATGACTCTACAAACACATCTGGGCTCAACCAAGCTTTGAAGAGCATTGCTGAGCAGTTAAGTTTGGGTGATGATGACTACATTTACATAAATCAAGCGCGTTCTTTGGACTTCACTACAAATACTGAGGCTGCAGATGTACAGGGAAATCAGACAAGCAATAGTCTAG GTGACGATGAAGCAAATCAAATTCGACCAGAAGGAGCTCATGGTGTTGGCAGGGGGATATCATCATCATGGGAAAATGTTCTGCAGTCCGATTTAGGTTTGCCAGCTTCATCTACATACCAG TTTGGTGCCCACTATCAGCAAAGTTCGGAATATCAACCACCAGGAGGCCTAGACGGCAGTAATTTGCAGCTGCAAATTTCTGCTGCTAAAAGATTTCTTTTGGGATCAGAAGACCCTATCGACTCACCATCTTATAACTTCATACCAAGAGATGAAGGAATCAATGGCATTAATACTCTTTCAGCTCATGACAGTAGTCTTGAAAGCTGTCTGAACCCGGATTGGCAAAGAACAACACCTGTAACACTTCAAAGCAGTTCGTACCAAAGCAATTCATGTGGCTATGAAATATCAGAGTTCTTCGACAATGGTCAGTTTGAACCGTCCTCCGAAGAAGATACAAGATTAGCCTTGAAACAGAAGCAACAGTTTAGCATTCGTGAGATCTCTCCAGAATGGGCATTCTGCTATGAGATCACCAAG GTCATCATTACTGGAGATTTCTTGTGTGACCCGTCGAATATATGCTGGGCAGTAATGTTCGGTGACACTGAGGTGCCTGTTGAAATTGTTCAGCCAGGTGTTCTCCGCTGCCACACGCCACTACACAGTGCCGGAAAGCTCACACTCTGTATTACCACTGGAAATAGAAAAGTTTGCAGTGAAATCAAGGACTTTGAGTTCCGTGCAAAGTCAACAGCTTCTAGTTTCACAGATTTCGCACCGTCATCTATGAAGTCTACTGAAGAGTTGTCACTTCTTGCCAAGTTTGCAAGAATACTTTTGTGTGACAACGGATCCTCTGCAGCTTCGGGTGATGATCCTCAGCCTGGACAGAGTCCAAAACTTAAAATGAATGAGGATAACTGGCAGCGGTTGATTAACGAACTTGATGTAGGATGTGAAAATCCACTAAGCAGGGTTGATTGGATCATGGAGGAATTGCTGAAAAGTAAATTACAACAGTGGTTATCATTGAGACTCCAAGGAGATGATGGAACATGTTCTCTGTCCAAAAATGAGCAAGGTATCATACACTTAATCTCTGCGCTGGGCTATGACTGGGCACTGTCTTCAGTTCTCAGTGCTGGCGTTGGCATAAATTTGCGTGATTCAAATGGATGGACTGCACTTCATTGGGCTGCTTATTATGGAAG GGAAAAGATGGTTGCTGCACTTCTTGCTGCTGGTGCTTCAGCTCCAGCAGTCACCGATCCCACTGCACAAGATCCAGTGGGCAAATCAGCAGCTTTCCTGGCTTCTGAGCGAGGACATGTGGGCCTTGCTGGCTATCTTTCAGAAGTGGCGTTAACTAGCTATCTTGCATCGCTGACTATAGAAGAGAGTGGTATTTCAGAAGGATTAGCTGCAATTAAAGCAGAGCGAGCAGTAGAGAGCATATCTCAGAGAAGTGCCCAACTTCATGGGGGCACAGAAGATGAACTCTCACTGAAAGACTCTTTGGCGGCCGTGAGAAATGCAGCTCAAGCAGCGGCTCGGATTCAGAATGCCTTCCGTGCCTTTTCTTTCAGGAGGAGACAACACAAGGACGCTCGACTTAAGGATGAATATGGGATGACACAAGAAGATATAGATGAACTTGCAGCTGCATCAAGGTTATACTACCAACATCATGTTTCGAACGGTCAGTTTTGTGATAAAGCAGCTGTTTCAATTCAGAAGAAATACAGAGGTTGGAAAGGGCGCAAGAATTTTCTCCAGATGCGCAGAAATGTAGTTAAAATACAG GCTCATGTAAGAGGTCACCAAGTGAGAAAGAAATACAAGACATTTGTAAGCACTGTTAGTGTGCTAGAGAAAGTAATACTAAGGTGGCGCCGGAAAGGACATGGGCTACGTGGCTTCCGAGCCGAACAATCAGTGATGATTGAAgcagaagagggagaggaggaagacgatgatgaCTTCGAAGATGATGAAGCAGTCAAGATCTTCCGTCGGCAGAAGGTTGATGAATCTGTGAAGGAGTCTGTGTCAAGAGTGTTGTCCATGGTAGACTCTCCTGAAGCAAGGATGCAGTATCGTCGAATGCTCGAGGAATTTCGCCAGGCAACT GCTGAATTGGGTGCGTCTGATAAGGCAACATCATCGATACTTGACAACGACTTACTGGTAGAAATCAACAAGTTCACATGCTGA